The Echinicola rosea genome has a segment encoding these proteins:
- a CDS encoding S41 family peptidase — protein MMMKKRSSIIAIFLVLVVGGGVLVSFKGKNDKLFLIAKNLDIFASLIRELDSYYVDEIKPEELVTVGINAMLEELDPYTTYIPEEESEDFRTMTTGEYGGVGAMIGNRLGKNMILMPYKDFPAEASGLRIGDELLKVDSVNVVDLLTSDISEMLKGPANTPVEVVVKRGKDTLSFDITRKKIVIDNVPYYGMVNDNIGYIKLTDFTTNAGDDVRKALVDLKGQGADRLILDLRDNPGGILKEAVDIVSLFIPKGKEVVSTIGKLDNVNAEYKTNRSPVDKKIPLAILVNERSASASEIVSGALQDYDRAVLVGRKTFGKGLVQSTIPLSYNAQVKVTTAKYYIPSGRCIQEIDYSKRGEDGRAVSVADSLRHEFKTKNGRTVWDGEGIMPDEEVDARTYAPITYSLVARSLVFEFVNEFYYEHDSIASPRAFEVDDAVYKEFVSWLEGKEYDYVTRVEKTIEDLEKYAKEEKYFEEIQSEIDSLKKSVSHNKEQDLVTFEGEIKEALKDEIVSRYYYEGGVVEAGLDQDMEIAKAVDILSDEEEYLQMLQPAMAKK, from the coding sequence ATGATGATGAAGAAAAGAAGTAGCATAATCGCCATTTTTTTGGTGCTGGTTGTTGGTGGAGGAGTATTGGTTTCCTTTAAGGGGAAAAATGACAAACTTTTTTTGATTGCCAAGAACCTTGACATCTTCGCGTCCCTGATTAGGGAACTGGATTCTTACTATGTGGATGAAATCAAGCCGGAAGAGTTGGTGACCGTTGGGATCAATGCGATGCTTGAAGAATTGGATCCATACACGACCTATATACCTGAGGAGGAATCCGAGGATTTTAGAACCATGACCACTGGAGAGTACGGCGGAGTGGGTGCTATGATCGGTAATAGGCTCGGGAAAAACATGATTTTAATGCCTTACAAAGATTTTCCAGCTGAAGCTTCAGGGCTTAGGATAGGTGATGAGCTCCTTAAGGTGGACTCGGTGAATGTCGTGGACTTGTTGACCTCTGATATTTCCGAGATGCTAAAGGGGCCGGCCAATACTCCTGTGGAAGTGGTCGTGAAGAGAGGGAAAGACACCCTGTCCTTTGATATTACCCGTAAGAAAATCGTCATCGATAACGTCCCTTATTATGGAATGGTAAATGATAACATTGGTTATATCAAACTGACCGATTTTACTACCAATGCAGGGGATGATGTGAGGAAGGCACTGGTGGATCTAAAGGGGCAAGGGGCTGATCGGTTGATTTTGGATCTTAGGGATAATCCTGGTGGTATTCTGAAGGAAGCCGTGGATATTGTAAGCCTGTTTATTCCTAAAGGCAAAGAGGTGGTGAGTACTATCGGAAAGCTCGATAATGTCAATGCAGAATATAAAACCAACCGTTCGCCGGTAGATAAGAAAATCCCGTTGGCAATTTTGGTCAATGAGCGTTCCGCGTCTGCGTCGGAGATTGTTTCCGGAGCGTTGCAGGACTATGACCGGGCGGTGTTGGTAGGCAGGAAGACATTCGGAAAGGGGCTGGTACAAAGCACCATCCCGCTATCCTATAATGCACAGGTAAAGGTGACTACTGCAAAGTATTACATTCCCAGTGGTCGGTGCATACAAGAAATAGATTACAGCAAGCGAGGAGAAGATGGTAGGGCGGTGTCCGTGGCCGATTCACTGCGGCACGAATTCAAGACGAAGAATGGCCGTACCGTTTGGGATGGCGAAGGGATCATGCCTGACGAGGAAGTGGATGCCAGGACATATGCACCCATTACCTATAGCTTGGTGGCCAGAAGTCTTGTTTTTGAGTTTGTTAATGAGTTTTATTACGAGCATGATAGTATTGCTTCCCCGCGTGCTTTTGAAGTGGATGATGCCGTTTATAAGGAATTCGTCAGTTGGTTAGAGGGTAAGGAGTATGATTATGTGACTCGGGTAGAGAAAACCATCGAAGATCTGGAGAAATATGCCAAAGAGGAGAAGTATTTTGAAGAAATACAGAGCGAGATTGACTCTTTGAAGAAAAGCGTAAGCCATAATAAGGAGCAAGATTTGGTGACTTTTGAAGGAGAGATAAAAGAAGCGCTAAAAGACGAAATAGTGTCCAGGTATTATTATGAAGGAGGCGTGGTAGAGGCTGGGCTTGACCAAGATATGGAGATCGCCAAGGCGGTAGATATCCTGTCCGATGAGGAAGAGTACCTGCAGATGCTTCAGCCTGCAATGGCGAAAAAGTAA
- the tsaB gene encoding tRNA (adenosine(37)-N6)-threonylcarbamoyltransferase complex dimerization subunit type 1 TsaB: MNLILSIETAVSVCSVALHGEKGLIGLLELHQENVHAQKLMPAIKSLLDQAGLESGDLAAVAVSEGPGSYTGLRIGVSTAKGIAYAHQLPLIAVGTLDALASQVLPMVDHGAFVIPMIDARRMEVYSKVFDHEMEEKGGLKPVIIEEGSYGEYLEKGKVYFCGDGSTKVRGLIDHPNARFLSLSNSAASVGNLAMKKYAQKDFVDIAYFEPNYLKEFRVLKSKKNPLAL; the protein is encoded by the coding sequence ATGAATTTGATTTTATCAATAGAGACCGCTGTTTCGGTATGTTCGGTGGCGCTGCATGGGGAAAAAGGTTTGATTGGCTTATTGGAGCTCCATCAGGAAAATGTACATGCACAAAAGTTAATGCCAGCGATCAAAAGTCTCTTGGACCAAGCTGGTTTGGAAAGTGGAGATTTGGCTGCAGTGGCCGTTTCCGAGGGGCCAGGATCATATACGGGGCTGAGGATTGGTGTTTCTACAGCAAAGGGAATTGCCTATGCCCATCAGCTGCCGCTAATTGCTGTCGGAACCTTGGACGCCTTGGCGTCTCAGGTGCTGCCTATGGTAGATCATGGAGCATTTGTAATTCCTATGATTGATGCTAGGAGGATGGAGGTGTATAGTAAGGTTTTTGACCATGAAATGGAAGAGAAAGGTGGGCTTAAGCCTGTCATAATCGAGGAAGGTTCCTATGGTGAGTATCTAGAAAAAGGTAAAGTGTATTTTTGTGGTGACGGCTCGACAAAAGTGCGTGGGCTAATTGATCATCCTAATGCCCGTTTTCTTAGTTTGTCAAATTCTGCAGCAAGCGTAGGCAATTTGGCCATGAAGAAGTATGCCCAGAAAGATTTTGTAGATATTGCCTACTTCGAGCCGAACTACTTGAAGGAATTTAGGGTTCTAAAATCAAAGAAAAATCCATTAGCATTATGA
- a CDS encoding DUF2480 family protein — protein sequence MSEIINRVANSPIVTIDLEEYYGRGIDRVLFDLKEFLFQELVLKEKDFRKSLKELDWEQYRGKYVAVDCTADAIVPTWAFMLAMTYLEGVAKDVAVGSVEDLDRYIFQKALMAIDPVEYEGRPVVVKGCSKYPVPIFAYGEVVRLLKGKAKSIMYGEPCSTVPVYKRPK from the coding sequence ATGAGTGAAATAATAAACAGAGTAGCAAACAGTCCTATCGTAACCATAGACTTGGAAGAGTATTATGGCCGTGGAATTGATCGTGTATTATTTGATTTGAAGGAGTTTTTATTTCAAGAGCTGGTACTAAAGGAAAAGGATTTCAGAAAGTCGTTAAAAGAACTTGATTGGGAGCAGTACCGGGGAAAGTATGTGGCAGTGGATTGTACCGCAGATGCCATTGTTCCCACATGGGCTTTTATGTTAGCGATGACTTATCTTGAAGGAGTGGCTAAGGATGTAGCGGTAGGCTCAGTAGAAGACCTGGACCGATATATATTTCAAAAGGCACTTATGGCAATTGATCCGGTCGAGTATGAAGGCAGGCCAGTGGTAGTAAAAGGATGTAGTAAATATCCCGTGCCGATATTTGCCTATGGGGAAGTAGTGCGCCTACTAAAAGGAAAAGCAAAGTCAATTATGTACGGAGAGCCCTGTAGTACCGTGCCTGTTTATAAGCGGCCAAAATAA